The following are from one region of the Methanobrevibacter sp. TMH8 genome:
- the speB gene encoding agmatinase has translation MIFNTYKPWKFAFSQETDDLEEAKENSWGIIGVPFDSTSSYGPGSRFGPTTVREASYSFEKYNITFNRDIDTNFYDFGNTNVIYGNCKETLSILEETILELVAKNIKPIVIGGEHSISLAPIKALTNKNIGKYNIEDITIIHFDAHMDIINEYQGEKCSHATVMKRIHDLNPKEIIEIGIRSASKEEKEFVDSQNNISIFTSKNMIGTDEEFQDKKLQNIKEKLNSINNDDPVYISIDIDVLDPLYVPEVGNPIPNGLSPGDIELFLEILAKKNIIGFDLVEVATNRLGDPTAVTASKIIYDFLSLVD, from the coding sequence GTGATATTTAATACATATAAACCTTGGAAATTTGCTTTTTCACAAGAAACAGATGATTTAGAAGAAGCAAAAGAAAATAGTTGGGGAATAATTGGAGTACCATTTGATAGTACAAGTTCTTATGGACCAGGTTCTAGATTTGGACCAACGACGGTAAGAGAAGCGTCCTATAGTTTTGAAAAATATAATATAACCTTTAACAGAGATATTGATACTAATTTTTATGATTTTGGAAATACAAATGTTATATATGGAAATTGCAAAGAAACCTTATCTATTCTTGAAGAAACAATATTAGAGTTAGTAGCTAAAAACATCAAACCAATAGTTATTGGAGGGGAACATAGTATAAGTTTAGCTCCGATTAAAGCATTAACTAACAAGAATATTGGCAAATATAATATTGAAGATATAACTATAATCCATTTTGATGCACATATGGACATTATAAATGAGTATCAAGGTGAAAAATGTTCTCATGCTACTGTAATGAAAAGAATCCATGATTTAAATCCAAAAGAAATAATTGAAATTGGAATTCGCTCAGCTAGTAAAGAAGAAAAAGAATTTGTTGATTCTCAAAATAACATTTCTATTTTTACTTCAAAAAACATGATTGGAACAGATGAAGAATTCCAAGATAAAAAACTTCAAAATATAAAAGAAAAATTAAATTCTATAAATAATGATGATCCAGTTTATATTAGCATTGATATAGATGTTTTGGATCCTCTTTATGTTCCAGAAGTGGGAAACCCCATTCCAAATGGACTTTCACCAGGAGATATTGAATTATTTTTAGAAATTTTAGCTAAAAAAAATATAATTGGTTTTGATTTAGTAGAAGTAGCTACCAATAGACTTGGAGATCCTACTGCAGTAACAGCATCTAAAATAATCTATGACTTTTTATCTTTAGTTGATTAA
- a CDS encoding AAA family ATPase — translation MLSDDKISQIFNKETHIFKDQDVFDIHVHPKNFLYRENQLYVIANNIRPALKGYSPIHTVLLGDFATGKTTAIKRVFEIAKMENTNVIPVYINCKVYSNRFKIYSMIHEAIFNKKAPSRGSSSLILFDKIMKELKNKGKILLIAFDDVNYLLKDAKCQQMFYELVRAYEVHEVRIGVFPILTSLEFRYKFDADVKTTFIPEEIIFPPYNSTETYGILKDRCCEGFADGVINHEIIERVCDIVTQTNNLRLGLTILRTLGNKAEIEGTDKITNKQFSNVIKTLNK, via the coding sequence ATGCTTTCAGATGATAAGATTAGTCAAATTTTTAACAAAGAAACACATATTTTTAAAGATCAGGATGTTTTTGATATTCATGTTCATCCTAAAAACTTTCTATATAGAGAAAATCAACTATATGTAATAGCTAATAATATAAGACCTGCTTTAAAAGGTTATAGTCCTATTCACACGGTACTTTTAGGTGACTTCGCAACAGGTAAAACAACAGCTATTAAACGAGTTTTTGAAATAGCTAAAATGGAAAATACTAATGTTATTCCAGTTTATATTAATTGTAAAGTTTATAGCAATAGATTCAAAATTTATTCTATGATTCATGAAGCTATTTTTAACAAAAAAGCTCCATCACGAGGTAGTAGTTCCCTTATATTATTTGATAAGATTATGAAAGAATTGAAAAATAAAGGTAAGATATTATTGATAGCTTTTGATGATGTCAATTATCTTTTAAAAGATGCAAAATGTCAACAAATGTTTTATGAACTTGTAAGGGCTTATGAAGTACATGAGGTTAGAATTGGTGTATTTCCTATTTTAACTAGCCTAGAATTTAGATATAAGTTTGATGCAGATGTTAAAACGACTTTCATTCCTGAAGAAATAATCTTTCCTCCTTACAATTCTACTGAAACATATGGTATATTAAAAGATAGGTGCTGTGAAGGTTTTGCTGATGGTGTTATAAATCATGAGATTATTGAAAGAGTTTGTGATATTGTGACTCAAACAAATAATCTTAGATTAGGCTTGACTATTTTAAGAACTTTAGGCAATAAAGCAGAAATAGAAGGCACTGATAAAATTACTAATAAACAGTTTAGTAATGTTATTAAAACATTGAATAAGTGA